In the Deltaproteobacteria bacterium genome, CTGCTTTGGATATTCAGCGCTTGACGGAGAGGTATCCGGATCGCTTCGTCCCCTTTATCGGCATCGACCCGGCCCAGGGTCAGGTGGCCATTGACAAGCTGGTCAGTGCAGTTGAGTTGATGGGCTGTCGTGGGGTCAAGCTTCATCCCGAACTGCAGGGCCTGGATTTCAGCAATCCCGACTGGTTCCCTTTCTGGGAGAAGTGCCAGGAACTGGGTATTATTGTCTGGACCCATTCATGTGCCCAAAGAACCCTGCCGGGAAAAGATGTGCGCCTCGCTCAGCCCATGCAGGTCGAGGCGCTGGCAACCCGGTTTAAACGCCTGAAAATCGTGCTGGGCCATTGGGGATTCCCCTGGTACATGGACGCCTGGGCCATGATCTACCGTCATCCCAACGTATATCTTGATATTTCATCCTTTCATGAAATGCTCCATCTCTTTCCATGGGAGGCGACCCGTATCTA is a window encoding:
- a CDS encoding amidohydrolase family protein, yielding MIIDFHTHPLCKEASIVPGVDAAVDRLFADNPENPAQEGLRSTLAAAFTHRSESDIIEEMDRFGIDKGVIVGMDLSTAFGVEMVTALDIQRLTERYPDRFVPFIGIDPAQGQVAIDKLVSAVELMGCRGVKLHPELQGLDFSNPDWFPFWEKCQELGIIVWTHSCAQRTLPGKDVRLAQPMQVEALATRFKRLKIVLGHWGFPWYMDAWAMIYRHPNVYLDISSFHEMLHLFPWEATRI